Proteins encoded together in one Solanum lycopersicum chromosome 7, SLM_r2.1 window:
- the LOC101262733 gene encoding uncharacterized protein translates to MEEQERQIHEEGSNKMESVQPAEHMEISMHALNGSLGYRTLKVVGYHSKKGLNILIGTGNSHNFIETELVGQLGCEISFGGPVVAHIGRYKDELQESDHGILVQRKEAFTYTLLLPTSVKIHHIVHVSLLKKCYEVPTHISYPPTIDLASLHCPEPELVLQKRMVKRGNKAVAQVLVKWCGFPADNSTWEFANVLKTSGLSSRSAEELGIYLCLIEHDTFWYIVLNCFACCPQRFQKCEYARTKLFRTEGRGWGLLADENIKAGQFIMEYCGEVLSSEVAKKRCLSYEAHKVKDAYIMSLNANYFIDATKKGSLARFINHSCQPNCETRKWIVLGETRVGIFAKKDISVGMELLYNYNFEWYGGARVRCLCGAADCSLFLGAESQGFKLAQECSNVSEEEGNRYIVDNIPLYDTTDDDESSPVISGTGEGNKHTKILNDSEASTFKVEPTKSRTKKKSQPKPKMKGCNHVWEEGDNRYIMDNIPVYDTTDDDESTPVISGSSGGNEQTKVLNDGEGSMLKLEPTHSATKKKSQRKPKLKRLRTEDPGWKYGKRASETNKAAVECNFCKKVTTGGIFRHKQHLIGTCMDVTRCEQCPDAVREEMIRYVDQKKEEKRQALLRSDVTKDMEEGEATE, encoded by the exons ATGGAGGAACAGGAAAGGCAAATACATGAGGAAGGATCTAATAAAATGGAATCGGTCCAACCTGCAGAACATATGGAGATATCTATGCATGCACTAAATGGATCATTAGGATATAGAACTTTGAAAGTGGTTGGTTATCATTCAAAGAAGGGCTTAAACATTTTGATAGGAACTGGCAATTCTCACAATTTTATTGAAACTGAGTTGGTTGGTCAACTAGGTTGTGAGATCAG TTTTGGGGGTCCAGTGGTTGCTCACATTGGGAGATATAAAGATGAACTTCAGGAATCTGACCATGGAATTTTGGTACAAAGGAAGGAAGCATTTACTTACACTCTCCTATTACCTACTTCTGTCAAAATACACCATATTGTGCATGTTTCTCTCTTAAAGAAGTGTTATGAGGTGCCTACACACATTTCTTATCCTCCAACTATTGATTTGGCTAGTCTCCATTGTCCTGAACCTGAGCTAGTGTTGCAGAAAAGGATGGTCAAGCGGGGTAACAAGGCTGTTGCTCAAGTGCTTGTCAAGTGGTGTGGTTTTCCTGCTGATAATTCCACTTGGGAATTTGCTAACGTTTTGAAGACCAG TGGTTTATCTAGTAGATCAGCTGAGGAGCTGGGTATATATCTCTGTTTGATTGAACATG ATACTTTTTGGTATAttgttttaaattgttttgCTTGCTGTCCACAGAGATTCCAGAAATGTGAATATGCAAGAACTAAGTTGTTCAGGACTGAAGGGCGTGGCTGGGGTCTTTTAGCTGATGAGAATATAAAG GCTGGACAGTTCATCATGGAATATTGTGGAGAAGTGTTATCATCTGAAGTAGCAAAGAAAAGGTGTCTGTCTTATGAAGCTCATA AGGTCAAGGACGCATACATCATGTCACTGAATGCAAATTATTTCATTGATGCTACCAAGAAGGGAAGTCTAGCAAGATTCATTAATCATTCCTG CCAACCAAATTGTGAAACAAGGAAATGGATAGTGTTAGGGGAAACAAGGGTAGGAATATTTGCAAAGAAAGATATATCCGTTGGAATGGAGCTTTTATATAACTATAACTTTGAGTGGTATGGTGGTGCACGTGTTCGTTGTCTGTGTGGAGCTGCAGACTGTTCTCTTTTTTTGGGTGCCGAATCTCAAGGATTTAAG TTGGCTCAGGAGTGCAGCAATGTCTCGGAAGAAGAGGGTAACAG ATATATCGTGGATAATATTCCACTTTATGACACGACGGATGATGATGAATCTTCTCCAGTGATCTCTGGAACTGGTGAAGGAAATAAGCACACTAAGATATTGAATGACAGTGAGGCGTCTACGTTCAAGGTGGAACCAACTAAGAGCAGAACCAAGAAGAAGTCTCAGCCCAAACCCAAGATGAAG GGGTGCAACCATGTCTGGGAAGAAGGAGATAACAG ATATATCATGGATAATATTCCAGTTTATGACACGACAGATGATGATGAATCTACTCCAGTGATCTCTGGAAGTAGTGGAGGAAACGAGCAAACTAAGGTATTGAATGACGGTGAGGGGTCTATGCTCAAGTTGGAACCAACTCATAGCGCAACCAAGAAGAAGTCTCAGCGCAAACCCAAGCTAAAG CGGTTAAGAACTGAGGACCCGGGTTGGAAATATGGGAAAAGAGCAAGTGAGACCAATAAGGCTGCAGTTGAGTGTAACTTTTGTAAAAAAGTTACTACTGGCGGAATCTTTCGTCACAAACAACACCTTATTGGTACTTGCATGGACGTCACACGGTGTGAACAATGCCCGGATGCCGTAAGGGAAGAAATGATAAGATATgttgatcaaaagaaggaagaaaaacGCCAAGCTTTACTTCGATCGGATGTGACTAAAGATATGGAAGAAGGTGAAGCTACTGAATAG